The genomic DNA tggcctgtcgtaacaatttttgcatatgtcattcctaacccccacctgactacgccaccAAAAAATTTTGTCACTACATCGTCACAGTGGCATAATAAAGACCTCCAAAGTGTATGAATGgacgtccaaaacgcgcagatgatcacccaaaatcgagcaagctattctCTGGTTTTCTCAttgcaacgatcccgatatgagagagactGATGGCGTTAGTGATTTCTTTATCGTCGGCTCATCCATGCCGTTTCGGGCTATCTTAGCTGTACTTTGGGGAGCTCTATGACATGATTGTGACCTCGTAGTGACTtgatttttggatgacatagtcaggtgggggttaggaataacatatgcaaaattcgttatgctagtTCATTTCGACTCCATGGTCGGCATAACAGGTGATAAAATAAAGCTGACTTAATAAGAATCAGAAAAGGTAAACGTTCAGAATATACAGATATAAGATGGAAGGAAATGAAACTCTAATTGTGAGAAAATACTAGATTCCATATTATGATgccatttcaaatttaaaatttaaggaAGTGCCAATATCCTCCATCGCAAAAATTTGTCACTTGACTGGACCGATTAATTTCCATCTAAACTTATGAATTCTCCAACTGTGGCAGAATTTTgcacaataataatattattattaaaggaTAATCCTCGATAGATCAGCAGACTATGTTTAAATGTCTCAAATATTCAAGAAAAACTTAAGAGGTTGTGGTGTGTAAATAAagtaatgtaaatatttttgtataaatatataatagctGAGCAATCTCTCATGTTTGTTGAATTGTATCTATGTATCCTTCAAGATATGATAAGGCTCCAATTTCCTCTTGcgaatttgtaaaaaattttgtattcagATTATAAGTTTCAGTAACtattcaatgaaaaatatcattCTACAATACATATTTGTTTCATGTATTTCAGAATACATTTTTAGATCTATGTTTTCACTCTTAAAACACATTTGCTGACTTAGGTATGAcctatttttgcaaaatttgttgAGGTCAGATCAGATTTTATAGGTTTGCATTGTGATTATAACATATACCATATTCTTCCATCTTGAATGCTGACCAGTTTAGATGTGGCAATTCTGTACTTTCATGTTTTGCATTAGTATTAATAAACATGGTTGATCATGATTTATTGATTATGCATGGTTGATTTGAATACCTGTGATCTTTTCTTCAGGAATATTCATTACTCTTTTTATCGTGAAAGTCACtgtgaatttttctttttaaatactTCCCAGGTGGCTGAATATACCAATCGCAGAagtgaaaaatgctttttcaatgGATGATGATAGTTTCAAATCAAAGTATGGAATAGCCAAACCTAAGAAAGAAGATTCTGACCTAATTTTTAACTGTGGTTCTGGCAAACGCAGTGGTATGGCTATAAACGATGTCAAAAGTTTGGGATACACCAAAGCTCGCCATTATCCTGGGGGTTATGGAAAATGGAAACAAGAACCTCTATAAGTATTATGTGAAGAAGGTCTTGGCTATCAGTCATGGTTATGTGTATTTTGTATATCATCCTGACAAAACATATTTATCAGTTTGAAGCGTATCAATTTCATATTCACACTTTCATCTTTTGCATTCCATAATTTCTAACTAGTGGAAACGTATATTTCTAACTTCTTTTGACTATGTTGAGGCTATTGAgatttgaaatttgactttTAGTTTTTTCCGTAAAGGTTTACAGACTGACAGTAATTTAGTTGTATTTGTTACTTATTTCATGACATCCAAAAAGATATACCACCCTATTCCTATTAGCTCATGATAGTTTTTGTTTTACATATTTGCACTTCTATTCTCAGGTTTATAGCTCTGCATTATAATCTTGATTTTTATACAATTAGGAaattgttaactttatattgatgaataatattattattgagacTTGCCAATTTGTTATACTTTAAACATTGACTTGCCATCCTTTTGCCATAGACAATTAAAAATGTctatttaaataatttgatattctGGCAAGTAAATATCAGTTTAAACTGAATTATTGTGACTGCCTTATCAAATTCAGTCAAAAACAGtttacattcaattttaaaatatacatgTACCGTTATTCAATATTCAGAATCAGAAACTAGTTTTGGGTGTGATAAGCATTAGTACACTCTTCTTCTTTGACCATCCTTGGCttcatcatatatatttataaattatatgtattttatGACATGTGCAGTCTCTTTATATCTCTTGATATGCAAAATTACCATAAATATTAGGTTAGTAAGTTACAATTTAAAAGGGTTTTATATGCATTGTTGCATCCTTGTCATATTATTGTCCGATTCTGGCTATGCTGTCATTCATTGATAGTTTTGACTTCATACATATACACTAAATTTATAACTGATAACCGAGGGAATGAAAATCATGCAcgatttatacaaatatatgcACATTTTAGATTGAACAATTGAATTCGTTAGTAAGGCGTGGTCTTTTAtggtatatttaatttttgttccgatttaatattttgtgtaagcaacattcgaatatttttaaatttatgtcaACTGTTGTCACTATAATTTACTTGTATTCTGTGCGATAAGCAACATTACTATAATAAAATGTAGCAAACAAATATGGTTTGAAAATAACCTGAAAAGGTATTATTCATCTCAATCGGGAAAGAACAAAAAGTATGGGGACCGTTAGGTTACTTCgttcggtgaccgtacatttgaacccatgtgtgtATCCGCGGGTACAAtgtatatgcgggtgctaaaacccgtGGGTTAGGGTTTGTATGTCTCGTCATTTTTTCACTGAATTCAAGTCATTTGTCCGTTTGTTTCTtacagaaaaaatgaaaataacatttGACGCTTCAGATGCATTTTTTATCCATGGAAGTCCGAACGATGACGAAAGCTTTAAATGGAAGAAAAactttaaattataattttccAATTCATAAAATTATGTGATAAGGTTTCGAAAGAGGTAATCCTCGTGGCTCGTAACATTTTAGACGTAACAGAATGTCTTCCTAGGAAGTTTTTACCTCGGCAATCGGCGAAATGTTATTACGGTTTTGTAGATTATGGGatgtcattttcagcatgttgtgggttgatttataataaattttttaggcttggccaattcaactggttgttcaatggttattgggagatatttgggaagtctgggcaatggaaattccatgtttcaagctgataaatgacgattttctatttttccagaagttctgaactttttactccGGTAgggaaaaatagtaaattttataataaataataataataaataataataataaataataataaaaaaaaaataaaaaataataataaaaaaaaaaaaaaaaataaaaaaaaataaaaaaaaaataaataaataataataaaaataaaaaataataataaaataaaaaataagtctagaatgaatgtcataaagtccgtcaaaaagctaacgtcgataatcgcctgttgtttctaattccaacaagccgtaagtgggcgacgtggagtaaggagaatagagtttaggtacaatcaaaagtcaccatgtaaatcgcaaaaaaaaacggcttggcgtggagaagccaagtgcaattaacaattttggcatgaaaagggtgaaagatgcaatgcgccacctctaatcatgcaatgcgccacgtttggcgcatgcgccataggttggccacccctgatctagggGTTTTGGTCTAACTTTTCAACTACCTAAAGTAGAGAAATAGAACCTAAATTGCCTCTTTACCTCCACTAAGAACCACTCCCAAAGcctcaaaaaacatcaataccaATTAACATTACTCGATATTTAATGTTTAATCacattaataattaaaatttgtatttgtatTGAAACTTGCCTGTTATCACGTATATCTTAGGGTGGAGATCAAAAACCTCACTTAACTTAAACCTGGATTAAGACTAATCTCAGATTAGTTAAACTCGGCTTAACTTCGAAAGTTAACCGGAGATCAAAAACCTAGTTTAGCGGTTACTTAACTAATCCTGGTTTAAGTCCGACGTCACGAGGCATTTCATCAAAACGTCGTGGCATGTTGCTCTTTGACCCCGTACTCCCATGGCGATGACAACGCGAAACCAATTTTGTTGCAATTTGATGTCTTTGCAAAGTCGGTTTTTGATGTATTTCGTTGATTTTTCCGAAGCAAAGCAAGCTGCGCGAGAGAACTACGAAGAGCTGACGCGCATTACccgaaatatcaaaataataacaatttatcataaatagAATTCTTCCCACTACTGGTACCGTACAGTCTAAAACAGGGTCAGCCAACCTTTTTGGTCGAAGGGCCACATGTGATTCATTattaattgcgcgggccacttgacTTGGTAGTTATgatctagttttgctacactactacaggttaataataaaaaaatgcctcacatcaaactttcacaattattagaacaataaaactgttgttttcCAACCATTGACGGggcgccatcagtggttattcccgaaagtttAGCCAAAGACAAGacgcttgatcatttttatcacagctCTCGAAAAATCAATGCCTCTAGTCGTACCCTTAACAGGGGCAATGGCTGTGGTCTCCACGGTAATTTTATATCATCATTAACTACCCGCAAGAAGATAGCAAGTCACCAACTGAGCAGTAAACCTAATGTCAGCGCTTCGTCAAGAGCAaggaatacaataaaaaatttcccgcttttgcaattaaaactcccaagctcttcaacacgacgagttatggtctttcttgacaggctatttttgacatatggcccgcgggccacgagttggacgaccctggtctACAACACCAATTGAATCTAATATTTTTCTCCTAAAACCTCAGACTTAAATTATAGAACCCACATCCTACTTAAGAGTGAAAACAGACGAAAAGAACACACTTTAGCTGAAAACCTATCCCTGGCAAGTTCTGGGCCACAGGTATCTacatatttaacattttattattttaaaaatttgtattgcaaaaataactaatattcatttgTTCAAATGACTGCTAAAATGTACTGACATTCaagaaatggaaaaagtatAGAGTCAATTCGGAAGAGGTGCTAAATTTTATCCTGGCTCTACAGCTTTGAGACAGGAATGTGTCAACGTAATGCACACAGACACAGGTGCAATCATAGTTGTTGCTTTCGTTGCTatttaaaagtttaatttactTCCTCTGCGGAAGACTCGCCAAGTGACGAAAATTTGACATAACTACGTTTCCTTCAAATGTTTTAGCATGCAggaattatttgtttgttaagCTTAGGTTAACCGGGTTCCACATATTTGTTGGACACAAAGGCGGCTTCCACGTATTTGTTAGACACGAAGGCGTAGAATAAAGCACTGCTGGAACCTTGACTTGACAACACTTTTACTATAATCCTATCCATAACAGTTGTTTGTCTTCTGACctgaacaatataaataaaaatacagggttAAAGATAGTATATTGACGAAGTGCGCTAGATATTAAAGAAGCAAATTCGATCTAGGCAATGACTAAAACCGAATAATTTGTATTCGAatttgtacaaatttttttgtattctgaaatgatatttttgaattaaataaaatccaATGTAGGTATATCTAATtatatgaatttgaaaaagtaaaacagtagagtattttcagttttcagaTATTGAATGAAGGCTCTTTTGTCTTCGATTGTGATTGCATGTCGAACAACTTTGCTCTACTCTAAAATCATGTGACACTAGCCTGCATGTAACAAGAAATGATTAATGggaatgattttgaaaagtttgtcaCATCTCGGTTACTTGAACAGATCTGTGACAATACCAATAAGTAATTTACCTTAAGCATTTGGTTGATAAAAGTATCCTCACATTATACGAATAATTCAGATTATACAcacaaactaaaaataatttgtatttaaCAGCTGATAGTAAAGAGGCTCCCATTTTTACTGAAAATTGCGAACATAAATTTAGGACAGTTTACATACAAATAATATGGCATTTAAATAGTGACAAACTCACAAATTTGCTCTTCCAATATAGCTGATGAAATTGATCATCATCATGGCACTCAGACAGTTTACTTGACTTGAAACAGctgtagaaataaatgaaaaatcaggaaACAATGTTACATTAAAGAAATAGTTATGATAGCATGAACCATTGTATTCATGATAAGTTATtagcaatatatattattatcaaaatacttATTCCTGCATTCTAGCATTTGGTGAAATTCATGGGCATGGTTCTACAATATTCTAGTTTCATCTTATATAGCAAGAGTCAGAATCATTAATACCATAAATATCGTACATCTGTGCATACAGCATACTAATAACATGCAATATGTTTTTTCATTGGTGTATATCAAAACATCCAGCCAACCTTCTGCTATCTATTCGCTTCTTGCCTATTTATTTGATCCAACTTCGGAAACTTGCAGACTTGTGAAATAGCCGATGACAAGATACATACACCGTGGCACAGTGCAGTAGTGATACATGGATATCGTAGGTAAATCTCAGTTCTGCtcatacacaaaatataccCAAAAGGAATATTTTGGGCACTGGTAGATctaaatatatcatttttgttaaaacattttgaagtgtatattactgtattaggacTAGGAATACGGTACTGGGCCATATGTCTGTTTATGACAAGAACCCATATAGCAATAGACTACTGGTACAACTGTATTCTACAATCTAAGCTAAAATAAATCTTCACAAAAACTgctaagaaaattaaaaaaacgcaAATACCGAAATATATCAATACGCCAGGTATGTATTTACCTTACTAGATTTATTATAGTATAGCCCAATTCCacgttgtaaataattttgttcgggCGTAGTACGGTAGATACAGCACAGGTACCGTACCACCGCAAATGCTACCGTACATATCGCAGCCTCGTGGTACAGGTATACAATTATTTATTAGTTGTGACGCTTGTACAGAGCTCCCTGCTACTCCTTTTGTAGTCCCAGAATACAATATAGATTGCACGGTAAGCGATAACATCCAATACGACAAGCGCCGCAATCCAAATGCACTCGACAAACCGAGTTAAACCACCTCCAGACCAGGTTTGAAAAATCGCCGATTTTAAGTCGAGATTTACGTCACAGAAAGTTAAACCACCTTTCTGATCCGGACTTAACCGCCGATCCAAAGTTAAACTCCGATTCGAGGTTAAACTACCTTTTTGATCTCCACCCTTAATCTTCGTTTTAGCTGCTGTTTTTCTTTAACTGTTTTTGTATTCCACGAATCCTAttgtccatcttgttgttattattttggctgcagtaGCTACTTTGCTTATACATTTGCtctaattttttgaatactttttcaagtagtgttgttacatcttgGCATCCAGTTACATTGATTAATACATTGAGGTATTcgctcatgaatgatttgaaaatgtttttctcCTTTATCAAGTGTCAgatgttcaatgatgtgatgaaggaaataaatttcagctgcttGCATGTATTGAGATAGCCATTCTAATGTTCCCCATAAGCATGTTTTGTTGTGAAATCTTTTCTTTCTATCACTTTTGTAagcgtaattttttttaacaatatgaGTTTATGACTAGCTGAAATTCCTTCACTGTGATACATTTTTCTAATAACATATCCTGCTGTGTAATCTAAAATTTCGATTCGTTTGACTGTGAGATTGGTGGTTATTACGCTTTTACATTTAGTATTATAGACAGtgctgccatcgatatgatgggcgcggctcaaaaagtccCCCATCCCCTTGAAAATTACTGTCTACGCCCCTGTATCCAGGTACCTCTGCATCTGCATTTTCCGTTTACATATatgccagtctggatttcatggcctttttgaacgagaaatcgggcgtgcaatcagaaattcccgcgtgcaaataagaattcctggcgtgcaattatagctcacgacgtgcaaaacaactgcactcgcgtgcaactgactttgacatcagatacctctcaatacatccgcgtaaaattaccggtatcggataaaaaatacgttgaatcagagaaaaaatggacgtttgacctttgaccccaaacattatttctacagtttgtcgctaattttgagagtgtttgtgcgactttggataccggtactgttcagtacatccgcgtaaaattattggataaaaaatacgttgaaccagagcaaaatggacatactttgtcattaattttggtagtgtttttacgtagaattaatggataaaaaatacgtcaaattagagcaaaatgaacgtttgacctttgaccccaaacattattttcatactttgtcactaattttgggagtgtttgagcaacttcagataccggtactgttcagtacattcgtgtaaaattattgtatgaaaaatacgctgaatcagagccgtacttggccattggtgcggaggcgatcttttcgtccataactattctcacgggattcctatttcctatcattcaacacgatatggacctttccccgagcatcgacttctttgtttacttcgtgacattggccaatcagcaagatgcgaaaaagcacgtaacaatgagaggaatttttcgcgggtcaaaggttggggaaaggtccatggtctttttgcttcgcaatatttcgatcagaccaaatcttgcaggctggtatttgtcgacaattgtggagttataatattttggcatctttatattactggattattgattttaaaaccatttaaagcgatttacattggtgagcagttgcaaattttcggcgtgcaaaattgatttcgctcgcgtgcatttttgcggagcgctagcgccctcgggcgtgcacctgccatggaatccagtctggcaTATATGTTTTTAACAACACCACTACTCTGCACTACTATAATTTCAGCCAGAATATTAGAATATTCTGACACGTTGTATATAATTTCCACGCGTATATAATGCTCACTTGGAGTCACAAAGcccaataaaaatattatcgtaCAACGGAAGAACATGACCGAACattcaatacaataaattttgaaatagtgTTAAATTACGGACAACCAAGAAAAAATGGCATTTGCAAATTATGGAGCTTAGTATAAGTTTAATAGGTTATTATCTCAAAAACCAACATCAAAGGCAGTATTACGATATAATGGGGCGATACAAAaacttatataatatatatatatatattattacaaCAGAAAAATAGAAGCACGTATTGACATTACATTACATATTACCAAACatagtgtttattttgtttattattatattttattttgttcaccTGTTTCAGGAACAATTGGGGTGAGACATATATGAAAGGGGGTTTGTATTTCGACtaaatttactaaataattgAACAATTACCTTTTTACTTTGTCATACATCAATACTGTAAGTCTAATACACTTGCAATGAGTGACGGAGAGTATAAAATAGCAAAGATATATTCACGTCCGCTTGTGGATTCTTTGAATAAATAGAaaagttgttgtttttgtttttgagGAGGTGATTTATTGAAaacttaataaaataaaaataaaagcaatattacTATACATTTGGAGAAAAAAAGAAATCTTATTGCTTCGATTCTATTGTTCAATAATTtggtaaatttagttgaaataaaaCCTCTTTGAAATAGTTTCAGTATACATTGTTCAGAACTCGAAAAATATATGCCATGTTTGTTATTATAAATGGCTATGTCAAAAAATGCTGCTATTATTCtgctattttcaaaatttccgaATGTTTCGTAATGCTGTCTTTACTGAAGGTTCTCTAGAAATCGCCCatccaaaaacgataattttttgaaatgttttaaagaATTCACGAAAAGacgtaaaaaattttttgttatttcatactCTCCACAACTCAGTGCAAGTGTATCAGACGTACACTATTGATGTATGAACAAAGTGAAGaagatatttgtttatttataggTAAATTTAGTTGAGATACAAAACCCCCTTAAACTAAGTTACATCTACATTGTTCATAACAATAAACAtatatgctatgtttggtaGTACTGTATTTATATCCacgtcaaaacgtgctgctactgttctgccATAATATAATCGACTCTATAAGGGTTTTTCTTTTCTCCCGATGTGTTGTGATGCTGCCTTTGTTGGAGGTTTTTGAGAAATGATTGTCTAAATTCTAAAAACATGTCAATGcggaaatttattcattttcaaatagaTCTTGAAAACGCACAAAATTTTGTTATGCACTATTACAGTAGATTTACCCTGTTTAATATATATCAAcaagattattaaaaaaattactaattgttttactttatttaatatcGTGAAACTAATCAAAATTTCCACTTCCTAACATAAATTTGAGTGGGAACATTTTTTACGCGAGGGGATTTATTTGCGATTCTGTCAGCTCCAATTTTGCGCTGTCTTGATAACCTCGCAGATGATGTTTTACCGGCCAACAGTAGGATGTTTAACCTTTTACATTACGGCATTTAATAATTCTGTACCTTTGACTTTACAAATTATAATCTAGTTTGGATTGTAATTAGCAGAATctctgaaaatttatttcaccgGTAATTGATATCACATAAAGGACAAGCTGGGTAATACTGTGTCAAGTTTTTTCACAATGGATCCGGAAAATTGTGCATCTTATCAAGAGATTATAGCAGGAATACAAAAGAAGGAGTTGATAGTTGTTGATGTGAGAAGTCCCCATGAAATAGAAGGTTCTGGAAAAATTGAATGTGATAGGTAAGAGAACTGTTTTAAATGAATTGGCACACTGCAACTTGCTGacttgtctgtctgtctgtgtcaCATAAAATCTGTTATATTACAGTACAGCAATGTTTACTCCAGGGAGAGGAAAATTCATAAAATGTCTCAATCATGTAAAATAGACTAAACACCGAAATACAGTATTTTCctcaaataaatgaatattgttGGTGCATTTACATTTGACAATTATGCTTTATCGTACTGATTTTGCATAGATTatttgggtctggtatagttaagtaccacatgcacttctagttggcctgtcgtaacaatttttgcatatgtcattcctaacccccacctgactacgccaccAAAAAATTTTGTCACTACATCGTCACAGTGGCATAATAAAGACCTCCAAAGTGTATGAATGgacgtccaaaacgcgcagatgatcacccaaaatcgagcaagctattctCTGGTTTTCTCAttgcaacgatcccgatatgagagagactGATGGCGTTAGTGATTTCTTTATCGTCGGCTCATCCATGCCGTTTCGGGCTATCTTAGCTGTACTTTGGGGAGCTCTATGACATGATTGTGACCTCGTAGTGACTtgatttttggatgacatagtcaggtgggggttaggaataacatatgcaaaattcgttatgctagtTCATTTCGACTCCATGGTCGGCATAACAGGTGATAAAATAAAGCTGACTTAATAAGAATCAGAAAAGGTAAACGTTCAGAATATACAGATATAAGATGGAAGGAAATGAAACTCTAATTGTGAGAAAATACTAGATTCCATATTATGATgccatttcaaatttaaaatttaaggaAGTGCCAATATCCTCCATCGCAAAAATTTGTCACTTGACTGGACCGATTAATTTCCATCTAAACTTATGAATTCTCCAACTGTGGCAGAATTTTgcacaataataatattattattaaaggaTAATCCTCGATAGATCAGCAG from Styela clava chromosome 12, kaStyClav1.hap1.2, whole genome shotgun sequence includes the following:
- the LOC144430733 gene encoding thiosulfate sulfurtransferase/rhodanese-like domain-containing protein 3 — encoded protein: MDPENCASYQEIIAGIQKKELIVVDVRSPHEIEGSGKIECDRWLNIPIAEVKNAFSMDDDSFKSKYGIAKPKKEDSDLIFNCGSGKRSGMAINDVKSLGYTKARHYPGGYGKWKQEPL